The following proteins come from a genomic window of Rissa tridactyla isolate bRisTri1 chromosome 11, bRisTri1.patW.cur.20221130, whole genome shotgun sequence:
- the HNRNPH1 gene encoding heterogeneous nuclear ribonucleoprotein H isoform X6, with product MDPCHTEETEGEIPGLATTETETEQSLTPNVMLNTESSEGYVVKVRGLPWSCSTEEVQRFFSDCKILNGALGIRFIYTREGRPSGEAFAELESEEDVKLALKKDRETMGHRYVEVFKSNNVEMDWVLKHTGPNSPDTANDGFVRLRGLPFGCSKEEIVQFFSGLEIVPNGITLPVDFQGRSTGEAFVQFASQEIAEKALKKHKERIGHRYIEIFKSSRAEVRTHYDPPRKLLAMQRPGPYDRPGLTRGYNSLGRGSSLERMRRGAYGGGYGGYDDYNGYNDGYGFGSDRFGREWTLFSAGMSDHRYGDGGSTFQSTTGHCVHMRGLPYRATENDIYNFFSPLNPVRVHIEIGPDGRVTGEADVEFATHEDAVAAMSKDKANMQHRYVELFLNSTAGGSGGAYGSQMMGAMVKESEGVVQDWNTSTLPGSQSSYGGPANQQLSGGYGGGYGGQSSMSGYDPGSQGAMNSSYYSSGNRASMGVNGMGGMSNMSNMSGGWGM from the exons ATGGACCCTTGTCACACTGAGGAGACCGAGGGCGAGATCCCCGGCTTGG CAACCACAGAAACTGAGACGGAGCAGAGCCTCACCCCCAATGTGATGCTCAACACGGAGAGCAGCGAGGGATACGTGGTCAAAGTCAGGGGGCTGCCTTGGTCCTGCTCCACGGAGGAGGTGCAGAGGTTTTTCTCCG ATTGCAAAATTCTAAATGGGGCTTTGGGTATCCGTTTCATCTACACCAGAGAAGGCAGACCAAGTGGAGAAGCATTTGCTGAACTTGAATCAGAGGAGGATGTGAAATTGGCACTgaaaaaggacagagaaacaaTGGGACACAGATATGTTGAAG TTTTCAAGTCAAACAACGTTGAAATGGATTGGGTTCTGAAGCATACTGGTCCCAACAGCCCTGATACAGCTAATGATGGTTTTGTACGTCTTAGAGGACTCCCATTTGGCTGTAGTAAAGAAGAAATTGTACAGTTTTTTTCAG GGTTGGAAATCGTGCCAAATGGGATAACATTGCCGGTGGACTTCCAGGGGAGGAGTACGGGGGAGGCCTTCGTGCAGTTTGCTTCACAGGAAATAGCTGAAAAGGCTCTaaagaaacacaaggaaagaaTAGGGCACAG GTACATTGAGATCTTCAAGAGTAGCCGAGCGGAAGTGCGCACTCACTACGACCCTCCACGCAAGCTGTTGGCAATGCAGAGACCTGGTCCTTACGACAGACCTGGTCTTACGCGGGGATATAACAGTCTTGGTAGAGGAAGTAGCTTGGAAAGAATGAGACGTGGAGCTTATGGAGGAG GTTATGGAGGTTATGATGACTACAATGGGTATAATGATGGCTATGGTTTTGGTTCTGATAGATTTGGAAGAG AATGGACTCTTTTCTCTGCAGGAATGTCGGACCACAGATACGGCGACGGGGGATCCACCTTCCAGAGCACGACTGGCCACTGCGTCCACATGAGAGGTCTGCCTTACAGAGCTACGGAGAACGACATCTATAAT TTCTTCTCACCTCTGAACCCTGTAAGAGTACACATTGAAATCGGACCAGATGGCAGAGTAACTGGAGAGGCAGACGTTGAATTTGCTACTCATGAGGATGCAGTGGCCGCAATGTCCAAAGACAAAGCAAATATGC aacACAGATATGTAGAACTCTTCTTGAATTCTACAGCAGGAGGAAGTGGTGGTGCCTATGGCAGTCAAATGATGGGAGCAATGG TCAAGGAATCGGAAGGGGTAGTCCAAGATTGGAACACTAGCACATTGCCAG GAAGCCAATCCAGTTACGGTGGTCCAGCTAACCAGCAGCTGAGTGGGGGTTACGGAGGAGGATATGGTGGTCAAAGCAGCATGAGTGGATATG ACCCCGGGAGCCAGGGCGCCATGAACAGCAGTTACTACAGCAGCGGGAACCGCGCGTCCATGGGAGTGAACGGCATGGGCGGCATGTCCAACATGTCCAACATGAGTGGTGGCTGGGGAATGTAA
- the HNRNPH1 gene encoding heterogeneous nuclear ribonucleoprotein H isoform X11 has product MDPCHTEETEGEIPGLGFSDRSEQIVSRGVASAFEAATTETETEQSLTPNVMLNTESSEGYVVKVRGLPWSCSTEEVQRFFSDCKILNGALGIRFIYTREGRPSGEAFAELESEEDVKLALKKDRETMGHRYVEVFKSNNVEMDWVLKHTGPNSPDTANDGFVRLRGLPFGCSKEEIVQFFSGLEIVPNGITLPVDFQGRSTGEAFVQFASQEIAEKALKKHKERIGHRYIEIFKSSRAEVRTHYDPPRKLLAMQRPGPYDRPGLTRGYNSLGRGSSLERMRRGAYGGGYGGYDDYNGYNDGYGFGSDRFGREWTLFSAGMSDHRYGDGGSTFQSTTGHCVHMRGLPYRATENDIYNFFSPLNPVRVHIEIGPDGRVTGEADVEFATHEDAVAAMSKDKANMQHRYVELFLNSTAGGSGGAYGSQMMGAMGSQSSYGGPANQQLSGGYGGGYGGQSSMSGYVDGVYAVAQQGQALGEGCYESA; this is encoded by the exons ATGGACCCTTGTCACACTGAGGAGACCGAGGGCGAGATCCCCGGCTTGG GCTTCAGTGACCGAAGCGAGCAGATTGTTTCACGTGGGGTAGCGTCAGCATTTGAAGCTG CAACCACAGAAACTGAGACGGAGCAGAGCCTCACCCCCAATGTGATGCTCAACACGGAGAGCAGCGAGGGATACGTGGTCAAAGTCAGGGGGCTGCCTTGGTCCTGCTCCACGGAGGAGGTGCAGAGGTTTTTCTCCG ATTGCAAAATTCTAAATGGGGCTTTGGGTATCCGTTTCATCTACACCAGAGAAGGCAGACCAAGTGGAGAAGCATTTGCTGAACTTGAATCAGAGGAGGATGTGAAATTGGCACTgaaaaaggacagagaaacaaTGGGACACAGATATGTTGAAG TTTTCAAGTCAAACAACGTTGAAATGGATTGGGTTCTGAAGCATACTGGTCCCAACAGCCCTGATACAGCTAATGATGGTTTTGTACGTCTTAGAGGACTCCCATTTGGCTGTAGTAAAGAAGAAATTGTACAGTTTTTTTCAG GGTTGGAAATCGTGCCAAATGGGATAACATTGCCGGTGGACTTCCAGGGGAGGAGTACGGGGGAGGCCTTCGTGCAGTTTGCTTCACAGGAAATAGCTGAAAAGGCTCTaaagaaacacaaggaaagaaTAGGGCACAG GTACATTGAGATCTTCAAGAGTAGCCGAGCGGAAGTGCGCACTCACTACGACCCTCCACGCAAGCTGTTGGCAATGCAGAGACCTGGTCCTTACGACAGACCTGGTCTTACGCGGGGATATAACAGTCTTGGTAGAGGAAGTAGCTTGGAAAGAATGAGACGTGGAGCTTATGGAGGAG GTTATGGAGGTTATGATGACTACAATGGGTATAATGATGGCTATGGTTTTGGTTCTGATAGATTTGGAAGAG AATGGACTCTTTTCTCTGCAGGAATGTCGGACCACAGATACGGCGACGGGGGATCCACCTTCCAGAGCACGACTGGCCACTGCGTCCACATGAGAGGTCTGCCTTACAGAGCTACGGAGAACGACATCTATAAT TTCTTCTCACCTCTGAACCCTGTAAGAGTACACATTGAAATCGGACCAGATGGCAGAGTAACTGGAGAGGCAGACGTTGAATTTGCTACTCATGAGGATGCAGTGGCCGCAATGTCCAAAGACAAAGCAAATATGC aacACAGATATGTAGAACTCTTCTTGAATTCTACAGCAGGAGGAAGTGGTGGTGCCTATGGCAGTCAAATGATGGGAGCAATGG GAAGCCAATCCAGTTACGGTGGTCCAGCTAACCAGCAGCTGAGTGGGGGTTACGGAGGAGGATATGGTGGTCAAAGCAGCATGAGTGGATATG TAGATGGTGTTTACGCGGTGGCCCAGCAAGGACAGGCGTTGGGGGAAGGATGCTACGAGTCTGCCTGA
- the HNRNPH1 gene encoding heterogeneous nuclear ribonucleoprotein H isoform X2 — protein sequence MDPCHTEETEGEIPGLGFSDRSEQIVSRGVASAFEAATTETETEQSLTPNVMLNTESSEGYVVKVRGLPWSCSTEEVQRFFSDCKILNGALGIRFIYTREGRPSGEAFAELESEEDVKLALKKDRETMGHRYVEVFKSNNVEMDWVLKHTGPNSPDTANDGFVRLRGLPFGCSKEEIVQFFSGLEIVPNGITLPVDFQGRSTGEAFVQFASQEIAEKALKKHKERIGHRYIEIFKSSRAEVRTHYDPPRKLLAMQRPGPYDRPGLTRGYNSLGRGSSLERMRRGAYGGGYGGYDDYNGYNDGYGFGSDRFGRGMSDHRYGDGGSTFQSTTGHCVHMRGLPYRATENDIYNFFSPLNPVRVHIEIGPDGRVTGEADVEFATHEDAVAAMSKDKANMQHRYVELFLNSTAGGSGGAYGSQMMGAMVKESEGVVQDWNTSTLPGSQSSYGGPANQQLSGGYGGGYGGQSSMSGYDPGSQGAMNSSYYSSGNRASMGVNGMGGMSNMSNMSGGWGM from the exons ATGGACCCTTGTCACACTGAGGAGACCGAGGGCGAGATCCCCGGCTTGG GCTTCAGTGACCGAAGCGAGCAGATTGTTTCACGTGGGGTAGCGTCAGCATTTGAAGCTG CAACCACAGAAACTGAGACGGAGCAGAGCCTCACCCCCAATGTGATGCTCAACACGGAGAGCAGCGAGGGATACGTGGTCAAAGTCAGGGGGCTGCCTTGGTCCTGCTCCACGGAGGAGGTGCAGAGGTTTTTCTCCG ATTGCAAAATTCTAAATGGGGCTTTGGGTATCCGTTTCATCTACACCAGAGAAGGCAGACCAAGTGGAGAAGCATTTGCTGAACTTGAATCAGAGGAGGATGTGAAATTGGCACTgaaaaaggacagagaaacaaTGGGACACAGATATGTTGAAG TTTTCAAGTCAAACAACGTTGAAATGGATTGGGTTCTGAAGCATACTGGTCCCAACAGCCCTGATACAGCTAATGATGGTTTTGTACGTCTTAGAGGACTCCCATTTGGCTGTAGTAAAGAAGAAATTGTACAGTTTTTTTCAG GGTTGGAAATCGTGCCAAATGGGATAACATTGCCGGTGGACTTCCAGGGGAGGAGTACGGGGGAGGCCTTCGTGCAGTTTGCTTCACAGGAAATAGCTGAAAAGGCTCTaaagaaacacaaggaaagaaTAGGGCACAG GTACATTGAGATCTTCAAGAGTAGCCGAGCGGAAGTGCGCACTCACTACGACCCTCCACGCAAGCTGTTGGCAATGCAGAGACCTGGTCCTTACGACAGACCTGGTCTTACGCGGGGATATAACAGTCTTGGTAGAGGAAGTAGCTTGGAAAGAATGAGACGTGGAGCTTATGGAGGAG GTTATGGAGGTTATGATGACTACAATGGGTATAATGATGGCTATGGTTTTGGTTCTGATAGATTTGGAAGAG GAATGTCGGACCACAGATACGGCGACGGGGGATCCACCTTCCAGAGCACGACTGGCCACTGCGTCCACATGAGAGGTCTGCCTTACAGAGCTACGGAGAACGACATCTATAAT TTCTTCTCACCTCTGAACCCTGTAAGAGTACACATTGAAATCGGACCAGATGGCAGAGTAACTGGAGAGGCAGACGTTGAATTTGCTACTCATGAGGATGCAGTGGCCGCAATGTCCAAAGACAAAGCAAATATGC aacACAGATATGTAGAACTCTTCTTGAATTCTACAGCAGGAGGAAGTGGTGGTGCCTATGGCAGTCAAATGATGGGAGCAATGG TCAAGGAATCGGAAGGGGTAGTCCAAGATTGGAACACTAGCACATTGCCAG GAAGCCAATCCAGTTACGGTGGTCCAGCTAACCAGCAGCTGAGTGGGGGTTACGGAGGAGGATATGGTGGTCAAAGCAGCATGAGTGGATATG ACCCCGGGAGCCAGGGCGCCATGAACAGCAGTTACTACAGCAGCGGGAACCGCGCGTCCATGGGAGTGAACGGCATGGGCGGCATGTCCAACATGTCCAACATGAGTGGTGGCTGGGGAATGTAA
- the HNRNPH1 gene encoding heterogeneous nuclear ribonucleoprotein H isoform X8 — protein sequence MDPCHTEETEGEIPGLATTETETEQSLTPNVMLNTESSEGYVVKVRGLPWSCSTEEVQRFFSDCKILNGALGIRFIYTREGRPSGEAFAELESEEDVKLALKKDRETMGHRYVEVFKSNNVEMDWVLKHTGPNSPDTANDGFVRLRGLPFGCSKEEIVQFFSGLEIVPNGITLPVDFQGRSTGEAFVQFASQEIAEKALKKHKERIGHRYIEIFKSSRAEVRTHYDPPRKLLAMQRPGPYDRPGLTRGYNSLGRGSSLERMRRGAYGGGYGGYDDYNGYNDGYGFGSDRFGRGMSDHRYGDGGSTFQSTTGHCVHMRGLPYRATENDIYNFFSPLNPVRVHIEIGPDGRVTGEADVEFATHEDAVAAMSKDKANMQHRYVELFLNSTAGGSGGAYGSQMMGAMVKESEGVVQDWNTSTLPGSQSSYGGPANQQLSGGYGGGYGGQSSMSGYDPGSQGAMNSSYYSSGNRASMGVNGMGGMSNMSNMSGGWGM from the exons ATGGACCCTTGTCACACTGAGGAGACCGAGGGCGAGATCCCCGGCTTGG CAACCACAGAAACTGAGACGGAGCAGAGCCTCACCCCCAATGTGATGCTCAACACGGAGAGCAGCGAGGGATACGTGGTCAAAGTCAGGGGGCTGCCTTGGTCCTGCTCCACGGAGGAGGTGCAGAGGTTTTTCTCCG ATTGCAAAATTCTAAATGGGGCTTTGGGTATCCGTTTCATCTACACCAGAGAAGGCAGACCAAGTGGAGAAGCATTTGCTGAACTTGAATCAGAGGAGGATGTGAAATTGGCACTgaaaaaggacagagaaacaaTGGGACACAGATATGTTGAAG TTTTCAAGTCAAACAACGTTGAAATGGATTGGGTTCTGAAGCATACTGGTCCCAACAGCCCTGATACAGCTAATGATGGTTTTGTACGTCTTAGAGGACTCCCATTTGGCTGTAGTAAAGAAGAAATTGTACAGTTTTTTTCAG GGTTGGAAATCGTGCCAAATGGGATAACATTGCCGGTGGACTTCCAGGGGAGGAGTACGGGGGAGGCCTTCGTGCAGTTTGCTTCACAGGAAATAGCTGAAAAGGCTCTaaagaaacacaaggaaagaaTAGGGCACAG GTACATTGAGATCTTCAAGAGTAGCCGAGCGGAAGTGCGCACTCACTACGACCCTCCACGCAAGCTGTTGGCAATGCAGAGACCTGGTCCTTACGACAGACCTGGTCTTACGCGGGGATATAACAGTCTTGGTAGAGGAAGTAGCTTGGAAAGAATGAGACGTGGAGCTTATGGAGGAG GTTATGGAGGTTATGATGACTACAATGGGTATAATGATGGCTATGGTTTTGGTTCTGATAGATTTGGAAGAG GAATGTCGGACCACAGATACGGCGACGGGGGATCCACCTTCCAGAGCACGACTGGCCACTGCGTCCACATGAGAGGTCTGCCTTACAGAGCTACGGAGAACGACATCTATAAT TTCTTCTCACCTCTGAACCCTGTAAGAGTACACATTGAAATCGGACCAGATGGCAGAGTAACTGGAGAGGCAGACGTTGAATTTGCTACTCATGAGGATGCAGTGGCCGCAATGTCCAAAGACAAAGCAAATATGC aacACAGATATGTAGAACTCTTCTTGAATTCTACAGCAGGAGGAAGTGGTGGTGCCTATGGCAGTCAAATGATGGGAGCAATGG TCAAGGAATCGGAAGGGGTAGTCCAAGATTGGAACACTAGCACATTGCCAG GAAGCCAATCCAGTTACGGTGGTCCAGCTAACCAGCAGCTGAGTGGGGGTTACGGAGGAGGATATGGTGGTCAAAGCAGCATGAGTGGATATG ACCCCGGGAGCCAGGGCGCCATGAACAGCAGTTACTACAGCAGCGGGAACCGCGCGTCCATGGGAGTGAACGGCATGGGCGGCATGTCCAACATGTCCAACATGAGTGGTGGCTGGGGAATGTAA